In Haloarcula rubripromontorii, the sequence CGCTCCTGGCTGATGTAGGGGTCGAACGTGACGATGTCCATACCCAGGCTGCCGAGCCGCTTTGCGACCTGCTGGCCGACGCGGCCGAAGCCGACGACGCCCAGCGTCTTGTTGTTGACCTCCGTGCCGAGGAACTCGCCTTTGGCCCATTCGCCGCTTTTCAGGCGGTCGTGGGCCTGCGGGATGGAGCGAGCAGTGGCAAACGCCATTGCGACGGAGTGTTCGGCGGCGGCGCGGACGTTACCTTCGGGGGCATTGGCGACGATGACGCCGTGGTCTGTCGCGGCGTCGATGTCGATGTTGTCCACACCGATGCCGGCCCGACCGACGATGATGAGGTCGGGCGCGGCGGCGAACACCTCTTCGGTGACTTCGGTGCCCGAGCGGACGATCAGCGCGTTCGCGTCGGCCACTGCGTCGAGGAGCGCGTCGCCCTCGACCTCGTAGGCTGTTTCGACATCGTGGCCCGCCTCACGGAGTCGCGTGAGACCGGCGTCGGCGATAGGGTCCGTGACGAGTACCTTCATACCGAATCGAACTTACTGGGGCGGCATAACGCTTGTTTTCTCCGTCCGAGCAACTACGTGCGAGCACTCCGGCCGGAGCGGTCGCGCCGCTGCTAGGGTGGCCTGCTGAGCGGGATCTTCAGTGAAAAGGAATCGACTGAGCGGGACCTATCGCCAGGCCGGGAGCGAGGCAGCGTCTGAGAGCGGGGTTGTGAGATAGGCGTCGTCTCGGGTCACGTCAGCGAGGATAAACTGGTCCGTTGGACCCTTTTCGACGGATGCCATGATGTCTCCATCCGCGGCCATCTCGACCGGAGCGACAGGTTCCGACTCCATGCATGATAATATGTAACAACCCTATAAAAATTTAGCGAAACCCAGAGAAGGGAGTGGTATGACGCTGGGCCAACTGTCTGACAATAGTTCGTGTCCTGTCAGGACTGGCGTGAGCGGGGGAGTAGGTCGGCACAGTTAGAGCCTGATATCTCAACCAATAGCAGTTGAGAAGTGATTTCTGCTCACGCGCAGAGACGCGATATCGATATGGCAAAAGACATAGTCGTTGCCGAGACAGCACGGTCTCTCGGTTTCCGGGATAGCGCCTGCACGGTCGTCAGGGATAGCCGATGGCCCTACAGCGTTCTACCCGAATGTCGAAAACGGACGGATGTTAAGGACTTAGTAGATGCGGGAAGGAAGTTCTGGCAGTATGAACGTCGCAGACGCTATGACGCCACGCTCGGAGGTCGTCACGGTCACGATACCCGGGACCCGTGATGACGCACTGGAGTACCTCCAGGAGCAGGCCTTCTCGTCGGTCCCAGTTATCAAGGAAACCGACGAGGGCGAAGAGTTCAGAGGGATTATTTCGCGCGATGCACTCATCGAGAGCCCCGACGAGGACCAGCTCGCCCTGCTCGTCGAGGAAGTCCCGGCGATCAGCGAGGACACATCTATCGAGGCCGCTGCACGGATGATGGTCGAAGACGGCGAACGTCGCCTGCCTATCGTCGACGGCCAGCTCAAAGGCATCATCACAGTGACCGACGTGATTCGGTCTATCGCCAACGGCGACGTCGACGGCGACCAGATCGTCGGCGACCTCGCCAACCGAGACATCAACTGCGTGTACGAGGGGACGCCCCTGACCGTCGCCGAGCGGGAACTCTCCCACGCGAACGTCCCCTACGGCGTCGTTCTCGACGACGACGGCGATATGTCGGGGATGCTCACTGAGGTCGACATCATCGCGGTCGCCCGCGTCGTCGAGGGCGAAGACGACACCGGCGACTCCATCGCCAACCAGGACGACGACTGGGCCTGGGAAGGCATCAAAGCCGTCGGCGGCCGGTACATGCCCACTCGCAACGTCGAGCTCCCCGTCGAACCCGTCAGCGAATTCATGACCGCCGATGTCGTGACGGTGAACAAGCGCCGCACCGCCGAGGAGGCGGCACAGCTGATGATCGAACACGACATCGAACAGATCCCGCTGCTGTCCGGTGACGAACTCACCGGCATCGTCCGGGATATCGACCTGCTGCGAGGCCTATGAGCGAAGGCGAACGCCTTACCGAGCTGGCCAAGCGTCGCGGTTTCTACTTCCCCTCTTCGAGCGCCTACGGCGGGGCGGCGGGCTTCTGGACCTACGGGCCACAGGGCGCTGCGCTGAAATCGAACATCGAGGACACCTGGCGGGACCGCTATGTCGTCAAAGAGGGGCATCAAGAAATCTCCGCCCCCGACGTGATGCCCGAGCCTGTCTTCGAGGCGTCGGGGCACCTCGACGGGTTCGACGACATGATTGTCGAGTGCGGCGAGTGTGGCGCGACCCACCGGGCAGACCACCTCGTCGAGGATAACACGGACATCGAAGAGGCCGAGTCACTCCCCAACGAGGAGGTGATGGACCTCATCGCCGACCACGGTATCGAGTGTCCTTCCTGTCACACGTCGCTTGCCGACCAGCCGGTCGACAACTTCAACCTGATGTTCGAGACGAACATCGGGCCGGGGTCGTCGTCGCCGGGCTATCTCCGCCCGGAGACCGCACAGGGCATTTTCGTGGAGTTCCCGCAACTCTCGGAGTACGCCCGCAATCAGCTCCCCTTCGGCGTCGCACAAATCGGGAAGGCCTACCGGAACGAGATCTCCCCGCGGAAATCGCTCGTCCGCGTCAGGGAGTTCACCCAGGCCGAACTCGAACACTTCATCGACCCCGAGGAAGACGAACCGCCGCTTGACGAGGTCGCCGACGTGACGCTCCCGCTGTACTCCGCCGCCGAACAGCAGACCGAAGACGGCGGCCAGCGCGAACTCACCGTTCGTGAGGCCGTCGACGAGGACATCATCGAGAGCGTGTGGGTCGCCTACTACCTCGGCGTCTCCAAGGAGTGGTACGAGCGCATCGGCGTCGATATGGACCGCTTCCGCTACCGCCAACATCTGGCCGGCGAACGCGCCCACTACGCCTCCGACTGCTGGGACGCCGAGAGCGAGGTCGACGGCGACTGGATCGAGATCACAGGCTTCGCCTATCGGGGCGACTACGACCTCTCGAAACACGCCGACCACTCCGGCGAGGACTACACGGTGTTCAAGCAGTACGACGAGCCGATCACTGTCGAGCGCGCCACCGTCGACCCCGACATGAGCTACCTCGGGCCGGAGTTCGGCGGCGATGCCGGCGCGGTCGCCGACGCACTGGAAGCGCTGGCCGAGCGGAATCCGGACGCCTTCGACGACGACGAGGTGACCGTCGAGGTCGGCGGCGAGTCCCACACCGTCCCCGTCGCGGAGACGAACTTCAGCGTCGACGAGGTCACCGAGAACGGCGAACACGTCCGCCCGCACGTCGTGGAACCCTCCTTCGGCGTGGGCCGCATCATCTACACCGTCCTCGCACATTCCTACGAGACCGACGAGGTCGACGGCGAGGAGCGGACCTACCTCGAACTCCCGCCGGAGCAGGCTCCGACCACGGTCGGCGTCTTCCCGCTGATGGACAAGGACGGGATGGGCGAGCTGGCGACCGACATCGCCGACGACCTCCGGGCCGCTGGCCTCTCAGTCACCTACGACGACTCCGGGGCCATCGGTCGCCGCTACCGGCGGCAGGACGAGGTCGGAACGCCGTACTGCGTGACTGTGGATTACGAAAGTCTGGAGGACAGCGAGGCGCAACGCGCCTCGGACAGCGCGAGCGGCGATGAGCCGCGAGCGGGAACAGTCACAGTACGCGAGCGCGACACGACCGAGCAGAAGCGGCTTCCCATCGACGGGCTGGCGGAGACGCTCGAACAGCTCAGTACCGGCGACCGCACCTTCGACGACCTGTAGATGGCCGACGAGGTATCCCGGCGGCTCGTCCACGTCACTGGCGCGGCGGTCCCGCTGGCCCACCTTGGCTGGCCGGACTTGATTACGTGGCGCGTCGTGCAGGGGTTCCTGGCCGTGGCGCTGGTCGTCGTCATCGTTCTCGAAGCCGTGCGGCTGACGACCGGGCTGGACTGGGTGGTGTACGACCGGCTCACCCGCGAGTACGAGCAGGACAACCCCGCCGGCTACGCGCTGTACATCGTCGGGATAGCTATCGTCGCCTTCGCCGTGAGACTACCGAGCATGACCGAGACGATTGCAGTCCCGGCAATGTTGATGCTCGCTATCGGGGACCCAATCAGCGGCCTGCTGGGGTCCAGCGATGCCAGCAACATCAAACAGGCCTGGGTCCTGCTGGTGATGTTCGGCGTCTGCACGCTGCTCGCCGCTCCGTTCGTCCCGCCTGCCGCCGCCGTGCTGGGCGGTGTCGCGGCGACGTTCGCCGACGGCGTCAAGCCCCGGGTCGCTGGCTACGTCGTCGACGACAACTTCTCGATTCCGGTACTGGGCGCGCTGGCGATGTGGGTCGGCGTCCAGTACCTCCCGTTCTGACCGGCTACCGTTCACTTTCACCGCGGTATCTGAACCCTTAACCACCGGCGGGACGAACACGTGGGTAATGGCGACCACCGACGCCGGTGGCGAACACGTCGAACGCCCGCTGGTGACGCCGGAGTTCCTGGAGAACCGCCGCTACCAGACCGAACTGGCGGAGACGGCGAGTGGCGACCACACGCTCGTCTGTCTCCCGACCGGGCTGGGCAAGACGACGGTTTCGCTGCTGGTGACCGCCGAGCGACTCCACGCCGTCGGCGGGAAGTCGCTCATGCTGGCCCCGACGAAGCCGCTGGTCCAGCAACACGCCGAGTTCTACCGCGAGGCCCTCGAACTCGACGACGAGGAGGTCGTCGTGTTCACCGGCGAGGTCCGGCCCGACGACCGCGCCGCCCTCTGGGAGGACGCCCGAATCGTCATCGCGACGCCGCAGGTCGTCGAGAACGACCTCGTCGGCAACCGCATCTCCCTTACCGACGTGACTCACTGTACCTTCGACGAGTGCCACCGCGCGACCGGCGACTACGCCTACAACTACATCGCCGACCGCTACCACGCTGACGCCGAGGACCCGCTCGTGACGGGGATGAGCGCCTCGCCCGGCGACGACGAGGAGGCGATACTCGAAGTGTGTGAGAACCTCGGGCTGTCCGAGGTGGCGGTGATGACCGAGGACGACGCCGACGTGGCCGAGTACACCCACGACACGAGCGTCGACTGGAACCGCATCGAACTGCCCGAGGTCGTCGTCGAGATTCGGGACGCGATAAACGAGGTCATTCAGGACCGGCTGGCGCAGTTGAAAGAGTTGGGCGTGACGAACAAGTCCTCGGCGGACATCTCCGAACGGGAGATTCAGGGGATGCAGGCCGAACTCCGGAAGCTGATGGACAACGACCAGAGCGAGGGGTACCAGGGGATGAGCCTGCTCGCGGAGGTACGGAAGCTCCGAACCGCCGTCACCTACGTCGAGACCCAGAGCGTCGAGTCCCTGCGGCGGTACTTCGAGCGCCTGAAGGAGGCCGCCCGCTCGTCGGGCGCGTCGAAGGCCGACCAGCGCCTCGTCAGCGAGCCGAAGGTCCGCGAGGCGATGCGCAAAGCCGAGTCCTACGACGATCTCCACCCGAAGTTCCGCCAGACCCGGATGTTGCTCGCGGAGACGCTGGGCATCGAGAACGGCGAGCGCGTCATCGTGTTCACCGAGTCACGGGACACCGCCGAGACGCTCGTGGACTTCCTCTCGGACCACTTCACGACACAGAAGTTCGTCGGGCAAAGCGACACCGACGGCAGCGAGGGGATGACACAGACCCAGCAACAGGAGACGCTGGATCGGTTCCGGAGCGGCGAGTTCGAGGTACTCGTCTCCACCTCCGTCGCCGAGGAGGGGCTAGACGTACCCGAGGTCGACCTCGTCCTGTTCTACGAGCCGGTGCCGACCGCGATTCGGGCTATCCAGCGCAAGGGCCGGACCGGCCGACAGGCCGAGGGCCGGGTTGTCGTCCTGCTGGCCGAGGACACCCGCGACGAGGCGTACTTCTGGAAGGCCCGCAACGACCAGAAGCGGATGAAACGCGAGCTGAACGAACTCAAGAGCGTCGCTGGGGAACTGGAGGCCCGGCTCGACCAGACCGGCCTCGACGAGTACGAAGGCGAAGCGGGGGGCGCTTCGGGTGGAACGGAAAACGAAGAAACCGCCACACGGCAGTCTGATTCCACTGGAAACGGGAGGGGTAGCACAGCTAACAAGTCAGCCGAGGAGAGAGACGGGCAAGCCGGACTGGACGCGTTCGCGGACGACTCGTCGGAAGCCGACGACGACTCTCCCAGTAGCGAGGGGGATACCACGACGCCGGACGAGGGAACGGTCGCTACTGCCGGCCGCGATGACGAGGACGACCCCGTCGAGATCGTCGCCGACCAGCGGGAACTCGACTCGAACATCGCGCGGGACCTCTCGACCCGGGAGGGCGTGGAGACTCGACTCGAAACGCTGGCCGTCGGCGACTACGTTCTCTCGGACCGCGTCGTTGTCGAGCGCAAGACCGTCGCCGACTTCATGGACACGCTGACGGGCGGGGACCGGTCGATGTTCGAGCAGGTCGGGGACGCCGCGCGAAACTACGGCCGGCCCGTCGTCATCATCGAAGGCGAGGATCTCTTCGGCGCGCGCAACGTTCACCACAAGGCGATTCAGGGCGCACTCGCGTCGCTGGCGGTCGATTTCGGCGCGAGCGTGTTACGGACCAGCGGCGAGGACGAGACCGCTGACCTGCTGGAGGTCATCGCCGAACGGGAGCAGGAGGTGGCCGACCGTGAGGTGAGCGTCCACGGCGAGAAACAGTCGAAGACGCTCCCCGAGCAACAGGAGTACGTCGTCGCCGCCATCGCCGAAGTCGGCCCGGTGACCGCGCGCACGCTGCTGGACGCCTTCGGCAGCGTCGAGGCAGTGATGACCGCCGATAAAGAAGCCCTGCTAGAGGTGTCCGGTATCGGTGACGTAACCGCCGACCGGATTCGAGAAGTCATCGCCAGCGACTACGCGCCGTAGCGGTCCGTTCAGAACCGCGTCGCATCCAGCGCTTCTGCCGCTTCTCGGGCCGCCTGCAGATGTTCGCGAGCCTCGCGTGGGTTCTCGGTGGCCGCGGCGCGCTCGGCGAAGCGGTGAACCGTCTCTGCCAGTAGCGCAGACGCCGCATCGAGATTGGCTTCAATATCGCCGGTGTGACTATCGGTTGTCCGGGTCTGTCGAGCGGAAACAGGGGGGTTCTGTGTCGCTGTCCCACGCGGCTGGTCGTTGGCAGTTCGGCCGCTAGGCTCCGACGACGCATCTGTTCGAGCAGTCTGTGGCGCTGTCTTCGAGTGGTCGGACGGCTGGGTCGACTGGTCACCCCCCGCTTCGGGTGGAGCGGCCGAATTGGGTGTCGACGCCGTCGGTTCGGCGGGAGACTGTGAAGCGGTGTCGGGCTGGGTGTGTGCGGTCTCCTGCTGTGCGTGTTCCTCCGTCGCGTCCGCCGCATTCTCGGCTGTGTCCGCGTCAGCATCGCCGAACTGGACGCGGGCCTCGTCGCTGGGGTCGGCAACCTCGATCTGGTCGCCGTCGTCGGCCTGATCTTCCTGACCGTCGGCATCCGAGGCCTCCGCGCCGTTTTCCTGTGCGTCACGGGCGACCGGCTTCTGGCAGGTGGGGCAGAACTCCTGGCCGTCGTAGCGGAAGATAGGGTCGCCGCAGTCGCTGCAGTGGGCGTTGGTCATCGTTGCGCCCTTCAACAGGAGTTCGCTCATCTGCTCGGTCGCCGCACGGTTTTCTTCCTCCTTCTCGAACTTCTCGCGGAGTTTCTCTCGCTCGGCTTCCTTGTCGAAGTCAGTCATACGTGTCACAACGCCACGGGGCTGAAAACAGTTTACGGGTGCGAGACGCCGATACTGGCTGAACGATCCGCGGCGGAATCGGGGTTTCGACACGTTTAACGTTCGCGCCCGAGCCTTTTCGAATGGTATGACAAAGGTAAGCGTAGTCGGCGCAGCCGGTACGGTCGGCGCAGCCGCAGGGTACAACATCGCGCTCCGTGACATCGCTGATGAAGTCGTTTTCGTTGACATCCCCGATAAGGAAGACGACACGGTCGGGCAGGCCGCTGACACGAACCACGGCATCGCCTACGACTCGAACACGCGCGTTCGCCAGGGCGGCTACGAGGACACCGCCGGCTCCGACGTGGTCGTCATCACGGCCGGCATCCCGCGCCAGCCGGGCCAGACCCGCATCGACCTCGCGGGCGACAACGCGCCGATCATGGAAGACATCCAGTCCTCACTGGACGAACACAACGACGACTACATCTCGCTGACCACCTCGAACCCCGTCGACCTGCTCAACCGCCACCTCTACGAGGCCGGCGACCGCTCGCGCGAGCAGGTCATCGGCTTCGGCGGCCGCCTCGACTCCGCGCGGTTCCGCTACGTACTGAGCGAGGAGTTCGACGCGCCAGTGCAGAACGTCGAAGGGACAATTCTCGGGGAACACGGCGACGCACAGGTTCCCGTATTCTCGAAAGTCCGCGTCGACGGCACCGACCCCGAGTTCAGCGATGACGAGAAGGAGCAACTGCTGGGCGACCTCCAGGAGTCCGCGATGGACGTCATCGAGCGCAAGGGCGCGACCGAGTGGGGGCCGGCCCGCGGCGTCGCTCACATGGTCGAGGCCATCCTCCACGACACCGGCGAAGTGCTACCGGCCTCGGTCAAGCTGGATGGCGAGTTCGGACACGAAGACACTGCTTTCGGCGTCCCGGTCCGTCTCGGGAGCAACGGCGTCGAAGAAATCGTCGAGTGGGACCTCGACGACTACGAGCAGGACCTGATGGCAGACGCTGCAGAGAAACTCTCTGACCAGTACGACAAAATCTCGTAACCCGGTACCGCGAACTTTCGGGACTGACGCCGTCCCGGACTGCTTTTTTTTGCTGTCGTCGTAAGAGACGTAGCTGTAACTGCGAGTCGCCCGCTGACGGTCCGCGATGGTTACGCGGGGTCGTCCTGGTCGTCAAGCAGATCGCTGTCGCGCCCGTCGTCGTCGATATCAGCACCGAGGAGTGACGCCCACTCTTCGAGGTGTGACTCCGATGTCGAGAGTTCTCGGTGGCTCATGGCGTTATCGGTAGCATCCACGGCATATTATATAATGGTTGTGCCCGCATTGATACTCAATGGTGTATGGAGCGGTTCTACGGGGCAATTCGGGGTTAGCGAATCAGTAAAATCGACGAGAAGCCCGCACCGATCACTCGGAGCGGATGGTTTCCGGGACCTGAATCGAGTAGTGGCCGTCCTCCTGCAGCGCGATGATGTACTCCTCGCGGTCGTACAACTCCATCAGGTTCAGTTCGTACTGGCCGGGTTCCAGTACTTTGATCGACTCGAACTGGTCGTTGAGTTCCGCTCGGAGTTCCTCCAGATCGGGGCGGTCCTCGCTGTCAGGCTCGGCCGGTGGGTCGGGGTCGGCACCGACGGGACGGAACTGGTGTTCGGATTCGGACGCCGACGGGACGTTCGACGGAAGTTCGTCCGGCTCGACGACGTCCCCACGGGCGCTGGCCTGTGCCGAGTCTTCAGTCACAGACGGGCGGTCAGGTTCGGTCGACGGCGAGCCGGACGTGTGGGATGGGTCACTCGGCTGCGGGTCAGCCGACCGGTCGGCGTCGAAATGTGACTGCTCGGCGTCCCGGTCCCCGTCCGTAGCGGAACCGCTGACGAAGTCTCTCACCGAGGCAGCGGTTTTGCCAACGGTGCGGGCGACAGTACTGTCAGGTCCCGGTGGTTCCGGTGGCTCGGCGTCCGGGGTCTCGGAGATGTCGGCCCCTTCGGGCTGATACTGGAACTTGTTCCCGCCGCAGTTGGGACAGCCCGAGAGCATCTCCTTCGACCCGTCGTCGAAGCCACGGCCACACTCCGTACACTGGTGGGGCATTATTTCCGGGAGACGAGGGCGCTGATGAGCGTTTCGTCCTTGTGGAGCGTCTCTATCTGGTTCGCCGGCCCGATGACAGTGAGCTTCTGGGTCGACTGCTTGCCCATCAGCCGGTCGAGGATGCTGGCGTCGGCGGCCTCGGACTTGGGGTAGGTCTCGATCTCGATGCCGTTGAACTCGTCTGGGCTGATTTCGGTCATCGTCACTTCGATGAGCCGGGACTCCTCGTCAGGGGAGAGCCCCTCTTCGAGGATGACGATGTTGCCGTCACGAACCCCGTCGAGAATCATTCGGATCTTCTCCATCGAAGCCAGCCCGGCCATTCGTTCGCCGCTGATGAGGTCGATCTGGACGCCGTCGTCTGGGTCTTTGACTTCCGCCATTATATCACCCGAAGTACTCCGCTATTTTGTCGTAGACTTCGTCCATGTTGTCTCCCTCAAGCGCTGATAGCGGAATCGTCTCGTGCTGGGGGTATGCGTTTCGGATGCGCTGGACCGAAGACTCTTCGAGGTCGATCTTGTTCGCGAGGATCAACACCGGAAGGTCCTGGCTCTCGATGATGCCAATGAGCATGGTGTTGACCTGCGTGAACGGATCGGTCGCAGAGTCAAGTACGTAAATGACACCATCGACATCCTCGCGGAGCCAGTGCATCGCTTCAGCGACGCCTTCGGTCGCTTCACGGGAGCGACGGACGGCGTCGTCTTTCTCCATGTCGTGTTCAAGGAACTCGGTGTAATCGACTTTCGTCGTCACGCCGGGCGTGTCGACGATGTCGATTGTCACTTTCTTCCCGTCGCGTTCTATCTCGACGTTCTCCTTTCGGCGCGCACG encodes:
- a CDS encoding DUF7556 family protein encodes the protein MESEPVAPVEMAADGDIMASVEKGPTDQFILADVTRDDAYLTTPLSDAASLPAWR
- a CDS encoding CBS domain-containing protein, whose protein sequence is MNVADAMTPRSEVVTVTIPGTRDDALEYLQEQAFSSVPVIKETDEGEEFRGIISRDALIESPDEDQLALLVEEVPAISEDTSIEAAARMMVEDGERRLPIVDGQLKGIITVTDVIRSIANGDVDGDQIVGDLANRDINCVYEGTPLTVAERELSHANVPYGVVLDDDGDMSGMLTEVDIIAVARVVEGEDDTGDSIANQDDDWAWEGIKAVGGRYMPTRNVELPVEPVSEFMTADVVTVNKRRTAEEAAQLMIEHDIEQIPLLSGDELTGIVRDIDLLRGL
- the glyS gene encoding glycine--tRNA ligase, which produces MSEGERLTELAKRRGFYFPSSSAYGGAAGFWTYGPQGAALKSNIEDTWRDRYVVKEGHQEISAPDVMPEPVFEASGHLDGFDDMIVECGECGATHRADHLVEDNTDIEEAESLPNEEVMDLIADHGIECPSCHTSLADQPVDNFNLMFETNIGPGSSSPGYLRPETAQGIFVEFPQLSEYARNQLPFGVAQIGKAYRNEISPRKSLVRVREFTQAELEHFIDPEEDEPPLDEVADVTLPLYSAAEQQTEDGGQRELTVREAVDEDIIESVWVAYYLGVSKEWYERIGVDMDRFRYRQHLAGERAHYASDCWDAESEVDGDWIEITGFAYRGDYDLSKHADHSGEDYTVFKQYDEPITVERATVDPDMSYLGPEFGGDAGAVADALEALAERNPDAFDDDEVTVEVGGESHTVPVAETNFSVDEVTENGEHVRPHVVEPSFGVGRIIYTVLAHSYETDEVDGEERTYLELPPEQAPTTVGVFPLMDKDGMGELATDIADDLRAAGLSVTYDDSGAIGRRYRRQDEVGTPYCVTVDYESLEDSEAQRASDSASGDEPRAGTVTVRERDTTEQKRLPIDGLAETLEQLSTGDRTFDDL
- a CDS encoding DEAD/DEAH box helicase, with product MATTDAGGEHVERPLVTPEFLENRRYQTELAETASGDHTLVCLPTGLGKTTVSLLVTAERLHAVGGKSLMLAPTKPLVQQHAEFYREALELDDEEVVVFTGEVRPDDRAALWEDARIVIATPQVVENDLVGNRISLTDVTHCTFDECHRATGDYAYNYIADRYHADAEDPLVTGMSASPGDDEEAILEVCENLGLSEVAVMTEDDADVAEYTHDTSVDWNRIELPEVVVEIRDAINEVIQDRLAQLKELGVTNKSSADISEREIQGMQAELRKLMDNDQSEGYQGMSLLAEVRKLRTAVTYVETQSVESLRRYFERLKEAARSSGASKADQRLVSEPKVREAMRKAESYDDLHPKFRQTRMLLAETLGIENGERVIVFTESRDTAETLVDFLSDHFTTQKFVGQSDTDGSEGMTQTQQQETLDRFRSGEFEVLVSTSVAEEGLDVPEVDLVLFYEPVPTAIRAIQRKGRTGRQAEGRVVVLLAEDTRDEAYFWKARNDQKRMKRELNELKSVAGELEARLDQTGLDEYEGEAGGASGGTENEETATRQSDSTGNGRGSTANKSAEERDGQAGLDAFADDSSEADDDSPSSEGDTTTPDEGTVATAGRDDEDDPVEIVADQRELDSNIARDLSTREGVETRLETLAVGDYVLSDRVVVERKTVADFMDTLTGGDRSMFEQVGDAARNYGRPVVIIEGEDLFGARNVHHKAIQGALASLAVDFGASVLRTSGEDETADLLEVIAEREQEVADREVSVHGEKQSKTLPEQQEYVVAAIAEVGPVTARTLLDAFGSVEAVMTADKEALLEVSGIGDVTADRIREVIASDYAP
- a CDS encoding Sjogren's syndrome/scleroderma autoantigen 1 family protein; this encodes MTDFDKEAEREKLREKFEKEEENRAATEQMSELLLKGATMTNAHCSDCGDPIFRYDGQEFCPTCQKPVARDAQENGAEASDADGQEDQADDGDQIEVADPSDEARVQFGDADADTAENAADATEEHAQQETAHTQPDTASQSPAEPTASTPNSAAPPEAGGDQSTQPSDHSKTAPQTARTDASSEPSGRTANDQPRGTATQNPPVSARQTRTTDSHTGDIEANLDAASALLAETVHRFAERAAATENPREAREHLQAAREAAEALDATRF
- the mdh gene encoding malate dehydrogenase; the protein is MTKVSVVGAAGTVGAAAGYNIALRDIADEVVFVDIPDKEDDTVGQAADTNHGIAYDSNTRVRQGGYEDTAGSDVVVITAGIPRQPGQTRIDLAGDNAPIMEDIQSSLDEHNDDYISLTTSNPVDLLNRHLYEAGDRSREQVIGFGGRLDSARFRYVLSEEFDAPVQNVEGTILGEHGDAQVPVFSKVRVDGTDPEFSDDEKEQLLGDLQESAMDVIERKGATEWGPARGVAHMVEAILHDTGEVLPASVKLDGEFGHEDTAFGVPVRLGSNGVEEIVEWDLDDYEQDLMADAAEKLSDQYDKIS
- a CDS encoding OapC/ArvC family zinc-ribbon domain-containing protein, which translates into the protein MPHQCTECGRGFDDGSKEMLSGCPNCGGNKFQYQPEGADISETPDAEPPEPPGPDSTVARTVGKTAASVRDFVSGSATDGDRDAEQSHFDADRSADPQPSDPSHTSGSPSTEPDRPSVTEDSAQASARGDVVEPDELPSNVPSASESEHQFRPVGADPDPPAEPDSEDRPDLEELRAELNDQFESIKVLEPGQYELNLMELYDREEYIIALQEDGHYSIQVPETIRSE
- a CDS encoding DUF2073 domain-containing protein; this encodes MAEVKDPDDGVQIDLISGERMAGLASMEKIRMILDGVRDGNIVILEEGLSPDEESRLIEVTMTEISPDEFNGIEIETYPKSEAADASILDRLMGKQSTQKLTVIGPANQIETLHKDETLISALVSRK
- a CDS encoding Era-like GTP-binding protein; the encoded protein is MGLLTNLKDSISRAASTLFSEEDPKRIGIYGPPNAGKTTLANRIARDWTGDAVGPESHVPHETRRARRKENVEIERDGKKVTIDIVDTPGVTTKVDYTEFLEHDMEKDDAVRRSREATEGVAEAMHWLREDVDGVIYVLDSATDPFTQVNTMLIGIIESQDLPVLILANKIDLEESSVQRIRNAYPQHETIPLSALEGDNMDEVYDKIAEYFG